The proteins below are encoded in one region of Belonocnema kinseyi isolate 2016_QV_RU_SX_M_011 chromosome 1, B_treatae_v1, whole genome shotgun sequence:
- the LOC117173251 gene encoding glutamate--cysteine ligase regulatory subunit isoform X1, with protein MLSKNLLIETGNILSLNELKKIAGLNTRDELIETLKIILKDTKPTEISSTAVSRNINGKTDVETENVDRKELKITVKVFISTAKAEVLKQALDEVLKVLHTDAVESLVVAYKKAEGGDDILNSLQSLWSVIEEYKEAGKILSVGLSDVDTEVFIQFFKSANIKPNIIQINLATCCVVPPVLQEFTKENDIQLLTHSDPCQILPKESVTDIFGADTNLHWVARYQIHLRCRGVLSSKGYLVYIEKPTSTPS; from the exons ATGTTGtccaaaaatttgttgattgAGACGGGAAACATTCTTTCCTTGAATGAATTGAAGAAAATAGCTGGTCTAAATACGAGAGATGAG ttgattgaaacattaaaaatcattttgaaagacACCAAACCTACCGAAATCAGTTCAACAGCAGTGagtagaaat ATCAATGGAAAAACCGATGTAGAGACTGAAAATGTGGAcaggaaagaattaaaaattaccgTCAAGGTTTTTATTTCAACAGCAAAAGCAGAAGTTTTAAAACAGGCTTTGGATGaag TTCTTAAAGTTCTGCACACCGATGCAGTAGAATCATTGGTGGTAGCTTATAAAAAAGCTGAAGGTGGAGAcgatattctgaattccttgcaATCTCTATGGAGTGTTATCGAGGAATATAAAGAAGCCGGAAAAATTTTGAGCGTCGGCCTCAGCGATGTAGACACGGAAGTGTTCATACAATTCTTTAAATCTGCGAAT attaagCCAAACATTATACAGATTAATTTGGCGACTTGCTGTGTTGTTCCTCCCGTTTTGCAAGAATTTACCAAAGAAAACGATATCCAATTGTTGACTCACAGTGATCCCTGTc AAATTTTACCAAAAGAGTCGGTGACCGATATTTTTGGTGCTGACACCAACTTGCACTGGGTGGCTCGTTACCAAATCCACCTTAGGTGTCGCGGCGTTCTTTCATCCAAGGGCTACTTGGTCTACATTGAAAAACCAACGTCTACGCCATCCTAA
- the LOC117173251 gene encoding glutamate--cysteine ligase regulatory subunit isoform X2, which translates to MLSKNLLIETGNILSLNELKKIAGLNTRDELIETLKIILKDTKPTEISSTAINGKTDVETENVDRKELKITVKVFISTAKAEVLKQALDEVLKVLHTDAVESLVVAYKKAEGGDDILNSLQSLWSVIEEYKEAGKILSVGLSDVDTEVFIQFFKSANIKPNIIQINLATCCVVPPVLQEFTKENDIQLLTHSDPCQILPKESVTDIFGADTNLHWVARYQIHLRCRGVLSSKGYLVYIEKPTSTPS; encoded by the exons ATGTTGtccaaaaatttgttgattgAGACGGGAAACATTCTTTCCTTGAATGAATTGAAGAAAATAGCTGGTCTAAATACGAGAGATGAG ttgattgaaacattaaaaatcattttgaaagacACCAAACCTACCGAAATCAGTTCAACAGCA ATCAATGGAAAAACCGATGTAGAGACTGAAAATGTGGAcaggaaagaattaaaaattaccgTCAAGGTTTTTATTTCAACAGCAAAAGCAGAAGTTTTAAAACAGGCTTTGGATGaag TTCTTAAAGTTCTGCACACCGATGCAGTAGAATCATTGGTGGTAGCTTATAAAAAAGCTGAAGGTGGAGAcgatattctgaattccttgcaATCTCTATGGAGTGTTATCGAGGAATATAAAGAAGCCGGAAAAATTTTGAGCGTCGGCCTCAGCGATGTAGACACGGAAGTGTTCATACAATTCTTTAAATCTGCGAAT attaagCCAAACATTATACAGATTAATTTGGCGACTTGCTGTGTTGTTCCTCCCGTTTTGCAAGAATTTACCAAAGAAAACGATATCCAATTGTTGACTCACAGTGATCCCTGTc AAATTTTACCAAAAGAGTCGGTGACCGATATTTTTGGTGCTGACACCAACTTGCACTGGGTGGCTCGTTACCAAATCCACCTTAGGTGTCGCGGCGTTCTTTCATCCAAGGGCTACTTGGTCTACATTGAAAAACCAACGTCTACGCCATCCTAA